In a genomic window of Telopea speciosissima isolate NSW1024214 ecotype Mountain lineage chromosome 5, Tspe_v1, whole genome shotgun sequence:
- the LOC122663217 gene encoding putative disease resistance protein At3g14460 produces the protein MAETILVNGVGEILKVLISVATQEIDLAWGVKEDLEKLRDTLTYIQALVQDAEKQQVEKKDVRELLRRLKEVAYEAEDVLDEFYFHKVRLQVSTNKVCPFSSSFINVGFRLRMAHKIKDINKKFDEIKRDLDFFKIIKESVTANLQNNKTPETFAFVADSEDVIGREDDKLKIRNKLISSSDTQEILSVLTIVGMGGLGKTTLAKLVYNDDEVTKYFDSKYWVHVSTDFELKKILIQITEAITRDTCQISSLDVIQQNLREKLNENRFLLVLDDVWNCDAQKWDMLKTSLSIGSRGSKIIATTRSDEVASIMGGSLQTYHLQCLIDDECLTILKNKAFGNGGIQVTPEMEAIGMEIAKKCEGLPLAAKALGGIMRKKIGEKEWESIKDSEIWACHKDEILPALKLSYDHMPSYLKQCFLYCSIFPKGEYIFKDRLIKQWMALGFLHSSSSSSPSSIGDERVLPKEKKGAKKRAIEEEDIGNDYFNELLWHSFFQDIEKDDFGDIIKFKMHGLVFDLAQFLSKSECVIGGAEELKNNSSVFHLRLSLDRDIKMIQKDLRKARNLRSLHLLCTIKNPPSIDALHILFKRVKRLRVLEISNCGIKELPSSIKILKHLRYLNLMGNPIEALPESITCLYNLLTLNLYDCPLKDLPREMRTLVNLRQLLVNKKGGSWSQMPLELWRLSELNELESFIVGQNEGQSINEIQYLELRNFLSIYNLENVRNRKEAEEAELMKKKNLVGLGLSWGSCDLGDDKDDVLQALQPHSNLKKLSIRNYGGVKFPGWIMSTTNLVKLYLHNCEGWERVPPFGQLPFLKVLSVKGMKKMKSLGTEFYHGDSSSSGSSQTAITVTAFPSLEEFSLGKMPSLEEWVEPQASLLSFPRLERISIEDCPELKILPSQFPLLKLLKIKKSNGILPRLVVQVPSLTKLFIDDVSELKFLPQGLLHDKIQEIDIRKCPNFEAVIEPVEKSVQKLPSSLALLNISDCPSLMSLPDLQGLHSIRKFYFVRNEKFTGLPEIQHFRTLEFLSIGGFSEELESFPNLEHLKQLASLRTLVLIGWSKLTSLPDQLQSLTQLEYLGIHDFHEIESLPEWLWNLSSLRTLRLKQCKKLKYLRNERGLRCITALYVEGCPFLVEGCTKGRRKEWSKNEHIQFVQIDGQVINPLSLSSSG, from the exons atgGCTGAAACAATTCTTGTGAATGGTGTTGGGGAAATCTTGAAGGTGCTGATCTCTGTGGCTACCCAAGAGATTGACCTCGCATGGGGTGTGAAGGAAGATCTGGAGAAGTTGAGAGACACCTTGACTTATATCCAAGCATTAGTGCAGGATGCTGAGAAACAACAAGTAGAAAAGAAGGATGTGAGAGAACTTCTGAGAAGGCTTAAAGAAGTAGCTTATGAAGCTGAAGACGTATTGgatgaattttattttcataaagtACGACTTCAGGTTTCCACAAACAAGGTATGCCCCTTCtcctcatccttcattaatgTTGGTTTTCGTCTTCGAATGGCTCATAAGATTAAGGACATAAACAAGAAGTTTGATGAAATTAAAAGAGACTTGGATTTTTTCAAGATTATTAAGGAATCTGTGACAGCAAATCTTCAGAACAATAAAACCCCAGAAACCTTTGCTTTTGTAGCTGATTCCGAGGATGTTATTGGAAGGGAAGATGATAAGTTGAAGATAAGAAATAAGTTAATTAGCAGCTCTGACACCCAAGAGATACTTTCAGTCCTTACCATAGTTGGAATGGGAGGGCTTGGAAAAACCACTCTTGCCAAATTGGTCTATAATGATGATGAGGTAACCAAGTATTTTGATTCAAAATACTGGGTACATGTCTCTACAGATTTTGAgctgaagaaaattttaatacaAATCACAGAAGCCATTACCCGTGATACTTGTCAAATATCATCCCTTGATGTGATTCAACAAAATCTGAGAGAAAAATTGAATGAGAACCGATTTTTGCTTGTGTTGGATGATGTATGGAATTGTGATGCTCAGAAATGGGATATGCTTAAGACTTCCTTAAGCATTGGTTCTAGGGGTAGCAAAATCATTGCTACTACTCGTAGTGATGAAGTTGCATCAATCATGGGCGGTTCACTTCAAACTTACCATCTTCAATGTTTAATAGATGATGAATGCTTGACGATTCTTAAGAATAAAGCATTTGGAAATGGAGGGATCCAAGTGACTCCAGAAATGGAGGCTATTGGAATGGAAATTGCAAAGAAGTGTGAAGGTTTACCTTTAGCTGCAAAAGCATTAGGAGGCATAATGCGTAAAAAAATAGGTGAAAAAGAATGGGAGTCAATAAAGGATAGTGAAATTTGGGCTTGTCATAAAGATGAAATCCTTCCTGCACTGAAGTTGAGTTACGATCATATGCCATCATATTTGAAACAATGTTTCTTATATTGTTCAATATTTCCTAAGGGTGAATATATCTTTAAAGATCGGCTGATCAAACAATGGATGGCCTTAGGGTTCCTTcactcgtcatcatcatcatcaccatcatcaataGGAGATGAAAGGGttctaccaaaagaaaaaaaaggagctAAAAAAAGGGCAATTGAGGAAGAAGATATTGGAAATGACTACTTCAACGAATTGTTATGGCATTCCTTTTTCCAAGATATTGAGAAAGATGATTTTGGTGATATAATCAAGTTCAAGATGCATGGACTTGTATTTGATTTGGCACAATTTCTTTCAAAGTCTGAATGTGTGATTGGTGGGGCTGAAGAATTAAAAAACAACTCTAGTGTTTTTCATTTAAGGCTGTCTCTGGATCGAGATATAAAAATGATTCAAAAGGACTTACGTAAGGCAAGGAATTTACGTTCATTGCACTTGCTATGCACAATAAAAAATCCACCTTCCATTGATGCCCTTCACATTTTGTTCAAGAGAGTAAAGCGCTTGCGTGTGTTAGAAATATCAAATTGTGGAATCAAAGAGTTACCATCCTCCATTAAGATATTGAAACACTTAAGGTACCTTAACCTCATGGGCAATCCAATTGAAGCATTACCTGAATCTATCACTTGCCTTTACAACTTGCTGACATTGAACCTTTATGATTGTCCTCTAAAAGATCTCCCCAGAGAGATGAGGACATTGGTTAACTTGAGACAACTTTTAGTAAACAAGAAAGGTGGAAGTTGGAGTCAAATGCCATTAGAGCTGTGGAGATTGTCTGAACTCAATGAATTAGAGTCATTTATTGTGGGCCAGAATGAGGGACAGAGTATCAATGAAATCCAATACCTAGAGCTTCGAAATTTTTTATCCATCTACAATCTCGAGAATGTGAGAAATAGAAAGGAAGCGGAAGAGGCggaattaatgaaaaaaaaaaatcttgttggGTTGGGGTTATCATGGGGAAGTTGTGATTTGGGTGATGACAAAGACGATGTATTGCAAGCACTTCAACCTCACTCAAATCTGAAAAAGCTGTCAATCAGAAACTATGGAGGTGTAAAATTTCCTGGATGGATAATGAGTACCACCAACTTGGTAAAACTCTATCTACACAATTGTGAGGGATGGGAACGTGTCCCACCATTTGGACAATTACCATTTCTTAAGGTTCTAAGTGTAAAaggaatgaagaagatgaagagtcTTGGCACCGAGTTCTATCACGGGGACAGTAGTAGTAGTGGTAGTAGTCAAACTGCCATTACTGTAACAGCATTCCCGTCTTTGGAAGAGTTTTCTCTTGGAAAGATGCCCAGCTTAGAAGAATGGGTGGAACCTCAagcttctcttctttccttccctcGCCTTGAGAGGATATCAATAGAAGATTGCCCAGAGTTGAAGATCCTGCCCAGCCAGTTTCCTTTGCTTAAACtactcaaaatcaaaaaaagcAATGGTATATTGCCAAGATTAGTCGTGCAGGTACCCTCTCTCACCAAACTCTTTATAGATGATGTTTCTGAGTTGAAGTTCTTGCCCCAAGGATTATTGCATGACAAGATCCAAGAAATAGATATTCGGAAATGCCCAAACTTTGAAGCAGTTATTGAGCCAGTCGAGAAGAGTGTGCAAAAGCTTCCATCATCTCTTGCACTCCTAAACATTAGTGATTGCCCTTCCCTAATGTCACTGCCAGATCTACAAGGCCTGCACTCCATTCGGAAATTCTATTTTGTAAGGAATGAAAAATTCACTGGCTTACCAGAGATTCAACACTTCCGCACCCTTGAATTTTTGAGTATTGGTGGCTTTTCAGAGGAGCTGGAATCTTTTCCTAACTTAGAGCATCTCAAACAGTTGGCATCCCTTCGAACTTTAGTTCTAATTGGCTGGTCCAAGCTTACTTCTCTCCCGGACCAACTTCAAAGTCTCACCCAATTAGAATATTTGGGAATACATGACTTTCATGAAATTGAATCTCTGCCGGAGTGGCTTTGGAACCTTTCTTCACTTCGAACGCTGCGTCTTAAACAGTGCAAGAAACTAAAGTATCTTCGAAATGAGCGAGGACTGCGATGCATCACCGCTTTGTATGTTGAAGGTTGCCCCTTTCTCGTAGAAGGATGCACCAAGGGAAGACGCAAGGAGTGGTCAAAGAATGAACACATTCAATTTGTCCAAATTGATGGCCAAGTTATAAATCCATTGAGTCTTTCTTCGTCAG GTTAA
- the LOC122663218 gene encoding secreted RxLR effector protein 161-like has protein sequence MQEPRKPHLDAAKQILKYVNTTCDMGILYNKGTVFSLLGFTDADFGGDLDDRRSTFGYVFSCGSGCVSWCSKKQDSISLSTMEAEYKASTLAAQECIWLRRLIEDVYASIHKSTIILGDNQSAIKLATNPVCHARTTHIEIEHHFIREKVLDGSIDVLEVRSKENVADIFTKSLSKGPFENLQAKLGLVSKSSL, from the coding sequence ATGCAAGAACCACGGAAACCACATTTGGATGCGGCGAAGCAAATTTTGAAGTATGTGAATACCACTTGTGACATGGGAATCCTTTATAACAAAGGAACTGTTTTTTCTCTACTTGGGTTTACAGATGCTGATTTTGGTGGTGACTTAGATGATCGAAGATCTACTTTTGGGTATGTGTTCTCTTGTGGCTCAGGATGTGTTTCATGGTGCAGCAAAAAGCAAGATTCAATTTCTCTTTCTACTATGGAAGCGGAGTATAAGGCATCCACACTTGCTGCCCAAGAATGTATTTGGCTTCGTCGGCTCATCGAAGATGTTTATGCATCCATTCACAAATCTACTATTATTCTTGGTGACAATCAAAGCGCCATCAAACTTGCTACTAATCCGGTGTGTCACGCAAGAACTACACATATTGAGATTGAGCATCATTTTATTCGCGAGAAGGTGCTTGATGGGTCCATTGATGTATTGGAGGTACGGAGCAAAGAAAAtgttgctgatatcttcacaaaGTCACTCTCAAAAGGACCGTTTGAAAATCTTCAAGCCAAACTTGGGCTTGTTTCCAAAAGTTCActttaa
- the LOC122663220 gene encoding uncharacterized mitochondrial protein AtMg00810-like has protein sequence MIVLLYVDDMIITGNDEGEVAKLRAELSIRFEMRDLGELNHFLGLEVEKVNDGIFLSQKGYAKKLIERFGINSSKLCSTPLDANIKIRRKEGKLLSDPHHYRALVGNLIYLTITRPDIAFSVGLVSR, from the coding sequence ATGATTGTCTTattgtatgtggatgatatgattATTACTGGCAATGATGAAGGGGAGGTTGCAAAGCTTAGGGCTGAACTCTCTATTCGGTTTGAAATGAGAGATTTGGGTGAACTAAATCATTTCCTTGGCTTGGAAGTAGAAAAGGTGAATGATGGCATTTTTCTATCTCAAAAGGGATATGCCAAAAAGCTTATTGAAAGATTTGGGATTAATTCAAGCAAGCTGTGCTCTACTCCTCTTGATGCCAACATAAAGATTAGGCGTAAGGAAGGTAAGCTTCTTTCTGATCCCCATCATTATCGCGCTCTTGTTGGTAATCTCATCTACTTGACTATTACAAGACCGGATATTGCCTTTTCCGTTGGGTTGGTTAGTCGCTAA